In Tenrec ecaudatus isolate mTenEca1 chromosome 4, mTenEca1.hap1, whole genome shotgun sequence, a single window of DNA contains:
- the NT5DC2 gene encoding 5'-nucleotidase domain-containing protein 2: MAGAGLRAAARRWLWCGGHGGPRANWSSSSCPGCGPPGPGVPCPSTPRPAPPGGADLSAHLWSRYQDMRRLVHDLLPPEVCSLLNPAAIYANNEISLSDVEVYGFDYDYTLAQYADVLHPEIFNAARDILIEHYKYPEGIRKYDYNPSFAIRGLHYDIQKSLLMKIDAFHYVQLGTAYRGLQPVPDDEVVDLYGGTQHIPLYQMSGFYGKGPSIKQFMDIFSLPEMALLSCVVDHFLGHGLEFDQAHLYKDVTDAIRDVHVKGLMYQWIERDMEKYILRGEETFAVLNRLVTHGKQLFLITNSPFSFVDKGMRHMVGPDWRQLFDVVIVQADKPSFFTDRRKPFRKLDEMGSLQWDRITSLEKGKIYRQGNLFDFLRLTEWRGPRVLYFGDHLYSDLADLMLRHGWRTGAIIPELAREIRIINTEQYMHSLTWQQALTGLLERMQTYEDAESRQVLAAWVKERQELRCVTKALFNAQFGSIFRTFHNPTYFSRRLVRFSDLYMASLSCLLNYRVDFTFYPRRTPLQHEAPLWMDQLCTGCMKTPFLGDMAHIR; this comes from the exons ATGGCGGGCGCTGGGCTGCGGGCGGCCGCCCGGCGCTGGCTGTGGTGCGGAGGCCACGGCGGGCCGCGAGCCAACTGGTCCTCGTCCTCTTGCCCCGGCTGCGGCCCCCCGGGTCCCGGGGTTCCCTGCCCGAGcaccccgcgccccgcgccccccgGAGGCGCCGATCTCAGCGCGCACCTGTGGTCGCGCTACCAGGACATGCGGAGACTGGTGCACG ACCTCCTGCCCCCCGAGGTCTGCAGTCTGCTGAACCCAGCCGCCATCTACGCCAACAATGAGATCAGCTTAAGTGACGTTGAGGTCTACGGCTTTGACTACGATTACACACTGGCCCAGTATGCAGATGTGCTGCACCCCGAGATCTTCAACGCCGCCCGCGACATCCTGATTGAGCACTACAAG tacCCAGAAGGGATTCGGAAGTATGACTACAACCCCAGCTTTGCCATCCGGGGTCTCCACTATGACATCCAGAAG AGCCTACTGATGAAGATTGATGCCTTCCATTACGTGCAGCTGGGGACGGCCTACAG GGGTCTGCAGCCAGTGCCCGATGACGAAGTGGTCGACCTGTACGGGGGCACCCAGCACATCCCTCTCTACCAGATGAGTGGCTTCTACGGCAAG GGCCCCTCCATCAAGCAGTTCATGGACATCTTCTCCCTGCCCGAGATGGCGCTGCTCTCCTGTGTGGTGGACCACTTCCTGGGCCACGGCCTGGAGTTTGACCAGGCCCACCTCTACAAGGACGTGACG GATGCCATCCGAGACGTGCATGTGAAGGGCCTCATGTACCAGTGGATTGAGCGGGACATGG AGAAGTACATCCTCCGAGGGGAGGAGACCTTCGCCGTCCTCAACCGCCTGGTCACTCATgggaagcagctcttcctcatcaCCAACAGCCCTTTCAGCTTCGT GGACAAGGGCATGAGGCACATGGTGGGCCCCGACTGGCGGCAGCTTTTTGATGTGGTCATCGTCCAGGCGGACAAGCCCAGCTTTTTCACTGACCGGCGCAa GCCGTTCAGAAAGCTTGACGAAATGGGTTCTCTGCAGTGGGACCGCATCACCAGCTTGGAGAAGGGCAAGATCTACCGGCAG GGAAACCTGTTTGACTTCCTGCGCCTGACGGAGTGGCGGGGGCCTCGGGTGCTCTACTTTGGAGACCACCTCTACAGTGACCTGGCG GACCTGATGCTGCGGCACGGCTGGCGCACGGGCGCCATCATCCCCGAGCTGGCGCGGGAGATCCGCATCATCAACACGGAGCAGTACATGCACTCACTGACCTGGCAGCAGGCGCTCACGGGGCTGCTGGAGCGCATGCAG ACCTACGAGGACGCAGAGTCGCGGCAGGTGCTGGCAGCCTGGGTGAAGGAGCggcaggagctgag GTGCGTCACCAAAGCCCTGTTCAACGCGCAGTTTGGGAGCATCTTCCGCACCTTCCACAACCCCACCTACTTCTCCCGGCGCCTCGTGCGCTTCTCCGACCTGTACATGGCCTCGCTCAGCTGCCTGCTCAACTACCGCGTGGACTTCACCTTCTACCCACGCCGCACGCCCCTGCAGCACGAGGCGCCCCTCTGGATGGACCAGCTCTGCACCGGCTGCATGAAGACCCCCTTCCTCGGGGACATGGCCCATATCCGCTGA